The following proteins come from a genomic window of Miscanthus floridulus cultivar M001 chromosome 2, ASM1932011v1, whole genome shotgun sequence:
- the LOC136539243 gene encoding putative F-box/LRR-repeat protein At4g13960 isoform X2 has product MSGDPRVPGAVCRINALPDDMLLLILSYLNARQVVQTCLLSRQWRNLWRSVPRINATSDEFEHMSDDYEEDTLLFKKFVNRFLMLRNPFALEDFRLWYDMPWESDDYSEDANIWICYALHCNARSVMVTVRDNTMHLDPSVFISGLFLRRLRLAGVALFPGFFCQLATGFTALKYLILHACDISDVEITSKTLKVLIMDIDCSYTFEEQCSISIPSLICLDYSTFQRIPLLKSMKSLERACAVLNTYYHTEVDDIRQFLKSLSGVTDLNFSYEGNMLNMGNIQWCPKFNNLTTLTLSQWCLHPDFYPLIVFLQNSPSLENLTLELRGRFIGELEERSFSCEHLDSVDIVCWGVQEHDPVLDNLVELLTENGKEPDEIHINI; this is encoded by the exons ATGTCAGGAGACCCGCGCGTTCCTGGCGCCGTGTGCAGGATCAACGCCCTGCCCGACGACATGCTCCTCCTCATCTTGTCCTACCTGAATGCCCGCCAGGTCGTGCAGACGTGCTTGCTGTCACGGCAGTGGCGCAACCTCTGGCGTTCCGTGCCCCGCATCAACGCCACGTCCGACGAGTTTGAGCACATGTCTGACGACTACGAGGAGGACACCCTGCTGTTCAAGAAGTTTGTCAACCGTTTCTTGATGCTCCGTAACCCATTTGCCTTGGAGGACTTCCGGCTCTGGTATGACATGCCTTGGGAATCTGATGACTATTCAGAAGATGCTAACATATGGATCTGCTATGCTCTCCATTGCAATGCTCGATCTGTCATGGTTACGGTACGGGACAATACCATGCATCTGGATCCTTCTGTGTTTATTTCGGGACTCTTCCTGAGGAGGCTGAGGCTCGCGGGTGTTGCCTTGTTCCCTGGTTTCTTTTGCCAACTCGCAACAGGCTTTACAGCATTGAAATATCTTATCTTACATGCCTGTGATATTTCTGATGTTGAGATCACCTCCAAGACGCTGAAGGTTCTGATCATGGATATTGATTGTTCCTACACATTTGAAGAACAGTGCTCTATTTCGATTCCCAGCCTCATCTGCCTCGATTACTCTACTTTTCAAAGAATACCTCTGCTGAAGAGCATGAAATCACTGGAGAGAGCATGTGCTGTACTCAATACCTACTATCATACTGAGGTTGATGATATCCGTCAGTTCCTCAAGAGCCTCTCTGGTGTTACTGATTTAAACTTCAGTTACGAAGGAAATATG CTAAATATGGGAAATATACAATGGTGCCCAAAATTCAACAATCTTACAACCCTGACACTCAGTCAATGGTGTCTGCATCCAGACTTCTATCCATTGATAGTCTTCCTTCAGAACTCACCTAGTCTGGAGAATCTAACTCTGGAACTCAGAGGG AGATTCATTGGGGAGCTAGAAGAAAGGTCGTTCAGCTGTGAGCACCTTGATAGCGTTGATATTGTTTGCTGGGGGGTTCAAGAACATGATCCTGTGCTCGACAACCTGGTGGAGCTTCTGACTGAGAATGGCAAAGAACCTGATGAGATTCACATCAATATCTAG
- the LOC136539243 gene encoding putative F-box/LRR-repeat protein At4g13960 isoform X1 — MSGDPRVPGAVCRINALPDDMLLLILSYLNARQVVQTCLLSRQWRNLWRSVPRINATSDEFEHMSDDYEEDTLLFKKFVNRFLMLRNPFALEDFRLWYDMPWESDDYSEDANIWICYALHCNARSVMVTVRDNTMHLDPSVFISGLFLRRLRLAGVALFPGFFCQLATGFTALKYLILHACDISDVEITSKTLKVLIMDIDCSYTFEEQCSISIPSLICLDYSTFQRIPLLKSMKSLERACAVLNTYYHTEVDDIRQFLKSLSGVTDLNFSYEGNMLNMGNIQWCPKFNNLTTLTLSQWCLHPDFYPLIVFLQNSPSLENLTLELRGVGHTHQRFIGELEERSFSCEHLDSVDIVCWGVQEHDPVLDNLVELLTENGKEPDEIHINI, encoded by the exons ATGTCAGGAGACCCGCGCGTTCCTGGCGCCGTGTGCAGGATCAACGCCCTGCCCGACGACATGCTCCTCCTCATCTTGTCCTACCTGAATGCCCGCCAGGTCGTGCAGACGTGCTTGCTGTCACGGCAGTGGCGCAACCTCTGGCGTTCCGTGCCCCGCATCAACGCCACGTCCGACGAGTTTGAGCACATGTCTGACGACTACGAGGAGGACACCCTGCTGTTCAAGAAGTTTGTCAACCGTTTCTTGATGCTCCGTAACCCATTTGCCTTGGAGGACTTCCGGCTCTGGTATGACATGCCTTGGGAATCTGATGACTATTCAGAAGATGCTAACATATGGATCTGCTATGCTCTCCATTGCAATGCTCGATCTGTCATGGTTACGGTACGGGACAATACCATGCATCTGGATCCTTCTGTGTTTATTTCGGGACTCTTCCTGAGGAGGCTGAGGCTCGCGGGTGTTGCCTTGTTCCCTGGTTTCTTTTGCCAACTCGCAACAGGCTTTACAGCATTGAAATATCTTATCTTACATGCCTGTGATATTTCTGATGTTGAGATCACCTCCAAGACGCTGAAGGTTCTGATCATGGATATTGATTGTTCCTACACATTTGAAGAACAGTGCTCTATTTCGATTCCCAGCCTCATCTGCCTCGATTACTCTACTTTTCAAAGAATACCTCTGCTGAAGAGCATGAAATCACTGGAGAGAGCATGTGCTGTACTCAATACCTACTATCATACTGAGGTTGATGATATCCGTCAGTTCCTCAAGAGCCTCTCTGGTGTTACTGATTTAAACTTCAGTTACGAAGGAAATATG CTAAATATGGGAAATATACAATGGTGCCCAAAATTCAACAATCTTACAACCCTGACACTCAGTCAATGGTGTCTGCATCCAGACTTCTATCCATTGATAGTCTTCCTTCAGAACTCACCTAGTCTGGAGAATCTAACTCTGGAACTCAGAGGG GTTGGCCATACACATCAGAGATTCATTGGGGAGCTAGAAGAAAGGTCGTTCAGCTGTGAGCACCTTGATAGCGTTGATATTGTTTGCTGGGGGGTTCAAGAACATGATCCTGTGCTCGACAACCTGGTGGAGCTTCTGACTGAGAATGGCAAAGAACCTGATGAGATTCACATCAATATCTAG
- the LOC136539244 gene encoding pentatricopeptide repeat-containing protein At4g18520, chloroplastic-like — protein sequence MLLCCCPFPHQIQTCAPRSPFHPSCLPRSVLSSGEQGRSKKSKFHRVRAQVLKPKNQSLCSQSHRADGHGDPADRIPRKDLPCSAAPSLPDAEAVAFWLRFCRSALDVRRTHAVALRSLGGLGLFVSNNLISAYVRFDEAANARKVFDGMRERSVVSWTAMMNGCQKLGRHREVVRLLMDMLAAGVQGNSLTFVCLLKSCGERCDAKLGQQVHCCVVKGGWSNVIVDSAVAHFYAQCGDVAAASTVFDRMASRDVVSWTTMITAYVQHGHGDKALHMFPKMVSEGFRPNEFTVCSALKACAEEKALRFGKQLHGAIVKRLYKYDIHVGSALVTMYARCGEVFDAQAVFHKMPRRNTITWTSMISGYAQSGCGEEAVLLFRKMKMRRVFVNHLTVVGLLSACGSMQSIYLGKELHAQIIKNCMEENLQIGSTLVWFYSRCGEHTYAARILEAMPDRDAVAWTAMISGYNNLGHNVEALKSLDEMLWDGVAPNTYTYSSALRACARLEALRDGRRIHGVVNKTQAFSNVFVGCSLIDMYMRCGKVDEARRVFDAMPEHNLVTWKVMITGFTQNGLCGEALKYMYLMQQEGYDVDDFVLSTVLSSCGDLQLKSDCIHFIVQ from the coding sequence ATGCTACTATGCTGCTGTCCTTTTCCCCACCAAATCCAGACCTGTGCTCCGCGCTCTCCGTTTCACCCGAGCTGCTTGCCGCGGAGCGTGCTCAGCTCCGGCGAGCAGGGGAGGAGCAAAAAGAGCAAGTTCCACCGCGTCAGGGCGCAGGTTCTCAAGCCCAAGAACCAGTCTTTGTGCTCTCAATCCCACCGGGCTGATGGCCACGGGGACCCTGCGGATAGAATCCCGAGAAAGGATTTGCCTTGTTCCGCGGCGCCGTCACTGCCGGACGCCGAGGCGGTCGCGTTCTGGCTGCGTTTCTGCCGGAGCGCGCTCGACGTCCGGAGAACGCACGCGGTTGCCCTGCGGTCGCTCGGCGGCCTGGGATTGTTCGTGTCCAACAATCTGATCAGCGCTTATGTGCGGTTCGACGAGGCTGCTAATGCTAGGAAGGTGTTCGACGGAATGCGCGAGAGGAGCGTCGTGTCGTGGACGGCAATGATGAACGGGTGTCAGAAGCTTGGCCGCCACCGTGAGGTTGTGAGGCTTTTGATGGATATGCTGGCCGCTGGCGTCCAAGGTAACAGCTTGACTTTTGTTTGCCTGTTGAAATCTTGTGGGGAGCGATGTGATGCCAAGTTGGGGCAACAGGTCCACTGTTGCGTTGTGAAGGGTGGCTGGAGCAATGTGATAGTGGACAGCGCTGTCGCACACTTCTATGCTCAATGCGGTGATGTTGCCGCTGCTTCAACTGTGTTTGATAGGATGGCTTCCCGTGATGTTGTCTCATGGACAACAATGATCACGGCTTATGTGCAGCACGGGCATGGTGACAAAGCTCTTCACATGTTTCCAAAAATGGTGTCTGAGGGATTTCGCCCCAACGAGTTCACTGTTTGCAGCGCCCTCAAGGCTTGTGCAGAGGAGAAGGCTCTAAGATTTGGGAAGCAGTTGCATGGTGCGATTGTGAAAAGGCTGTACAAATATGATATCCATGTCGGGAGCGCACTTGTCACTATGTATGCCAGAtgtggtgaggtatttgatgcTCAGGCAGTGTTTCATAAGATGCCAAGAAGAAACACTATTACATGGACTTCGATGATCTCTGGATACGCTCAAAGTGGCTGTGGTGAAGAAGCTGTCTTGTTGTTCCGAAAGATGAAGATGCGCAGAGTATTTGTTAACCACCTTACTGTTGTTGGCCTCCTTAGTGCTTGTGGCTCTATGCAGTCAATTTATCTTGGAAAAGAACTTCATGCACAGATAATAAAGAACTGTATGGAAGAGAATCTTCAGATTGGGAGTACACTTGTTTGGTTTTACTCCAGATGTGGGGAGCATACTTATGCTGCAAGGATTCTAGAAGCGATGCCTGACCGTGATGCTGTTGCATGGACAGCTATGATTTCGGGCTATAACAATCTTGGCCATAATGTTGAAGCACTAAAGTCATTAGATGAGATGTTATGGGACGGTGTGGCACCAAATACTTACACTTATTCCTCAGCTTTGAGAGCTTGTGCTAGATTGGAGGCTCTGCGAGATGGAAGGAGGATCCATGGTGTTGTTAACAAGACCCAAGCTTTCTCAAATGTCTTTGTGGGATGCTCACTGATTGATATGTACATGCGGTGTGGAAAAGTTGATGAAGCTCGTAGAGTCTTCGATGCCATGCCAGAGCACAACTTAGTAACATGGAAAGTGATGATTACAGGATTTACTCAGAATGGCCTTTGTGGAGAGGCTTTAAAATACATGTACCTAATGCAGCAAGAAGGGTATGATGTTGATGACTTTGTGCTTTCGACAGTTTTGTCTTCATGTGGAGATCTTCAGTTGAAATCAGACTGCATCCATTTCATAGTTCAATAA